The genomic interval CCCCAGCAGAAGGTGCTGGTGCAGATCATGAAGGAGCCCACCGGCAACAAAGGCCCTCGCCTGACTGGAAATATTTCTTTACCCGGTCGCTACCTGGTCTTGATGCCCTCAGGCCGTGGGGTCAACCTGTCCCGTCGCATTCGCAGCGAGAGTGAACGCAACCGCCTGCGGGCTCTGGCCATTCTAGTAAAACCAGCGGGCATGGGGCTACTGGTGCGTACCGAGGCCGAGGGCATTAGCGAAAATGCCATTATTGAGGACTTAGAAACGCTGCAAAAGCAGTGGGAGAGCATTCAGCAGCAGGCGCTAGCCACTCGCCCCCCCGCCCTGCTGAACCGCGATGACGACTTTATTCAGCGGGTGCTGCGCGACGCATACAACGCCGACGTCAACCGGATTGTGACCGATTCGGCCACCGGTATGAAGCGGGTCAAGCAGCACCTCGCTAACTGGAGCGATGGTCAGGTGCCCGCTGGGGTGCTGATTGACCACCACCGGGAGCGCACTCCAATTCTGGAATATTTCCGGGTCAATGCAGCCATTCGCGAAGCCCTCAAGCCCAGGGTAGACCTGCCCTCCGGCGGCTACATCATCATTGAGCGCACCGAAGCGCTGACGGTTATTGACGTCAACTCGGGTTCTTTTACCCGCTCGGCCACCGCCCGCGAGACGGTGCTGTGGACCAACTGCGAGGCGGCTACCGAGATTGCCCGGCAGCTGCGCCTGCGCAACATTGCCGGTGTCATCGTAGTCGACTTTATCGACATGGACTCCCGGCGTGACAAACTGCAGGTGCTGGAGCACTTTACCAAGGCCCTGCGCTCCGACAAGGCCAGGCCGCAAATTTCTCAGCTGTCTGAGTTGGGGTTGGTTGAGCTGACCCGCAAGCGGCAGGGGCAAAACATCTACGAATTGTTTGGTCGCCCCTGCCCAACCTGTGGTGGGCTGGGGCACCTGGTTCACCTGCCAGGGGAGGGTACAGCCAGCAGCGGGCAGGAAGCACCTCGGGCCATGGCCTCTGGCGGCGGAGCGCTCCCATCCGTAGCTCCCGCTTTGGGTGAAGTTGATGCCCTGGAGGGGCACCCCGATCTGCAGGAGCTAGATCTGGGCAACCACCCCAGCTACCAGGACCGCTCAGGCCGGGGGAACAACCGCCGCCGGCGTCGCCGCGATTCCCTGCCCGCTACCCGGGGCAACGGCAAAGACGCTCCCGTTGCGAAGGACGGGGGGGGAGCAGCGGCCAGTTTTGATGCTAAAGACAAAGAGTCAACTGAGTCGGTGGCCCCGGTGCTCACCACCAAACCGGATGACGATAAGGCCCCGCCTCGGGGGCGCGGCAGGGCGGGTGGACGCAACGACGTACCGAGTGATTCCGGGCGGAATCGCAAAACGGCTCCCGAGCCCC from Leptolyngbya sp. KIOST-1 carries:
- a CDS encoding Rne/Rng family ribonuclease, with the translated sequence MPKQIVIAEQNRIAAVFSEDQIQELIVATGSHQVSDIYLGTVENVLPGIDAAFVNIGDSERNGFMHVTDLGPLKLKRSAGSITELVVPQQKVLVQIMKEPTGNKGPRLTGNISLPGRYLVLMPSGRGVNLSRRIRSESERNRLRALAILVKPAGMGLLVRTEAEGISENAIIEDLETLQKQWESIQQQALATRPPALLNRDDDFIQRVLRDAYNADVNRIVTDSATGMKRVKQHLANWSDGQVPAGVLIDHHRERTPILEYFRVNAAIREALKPRVDLPSGGYIIIERTEALTVIDVNSGSFTRSATARETVLWTNCEAATEIARQLRLRNIAGVIVVDFIDMDSRRDKLQVLEHFTKALRSDKARPQISQLSELGLVELTRKRQGQNIYELFGRPCPTCGGLGHLVHLPGEGTASSGQEAPRAMASGGGALPSVAPALGEVDALEGHPDLQELDLGNHPSYQDRSGRGNNRRRRRRDSLPATRGNGKDAPVAKDGGGAAASFDAKDKESTESVAPVLTTKPDDDKAPPRGRGRAGGRNDVPSDSGRNRKTAPEPQVVTVEMTPDEQRIYAMMGISPMVLSTQEVSDPRNVVVSVVLPGQAPAESASPTPVSATETPVEAPELAIAESATAAPKLSSNRAVRTRSARAKEQAEQVAPDSPTPLPEAIAGIAEPVVEPPAAAGPEPAVAEAEPEEAASTVRRRRRRRSSAADDGGDE